In Maridesulfovibrio sp., a single genomic region encodes these proteins:
- the asnB gene encoding asparagine synthase (glutamine-hydrolyzing) gives MVAMCGIAGFIDFSCSSDSARLERIARKMGDAQNLRGPDGSGQWSDPECGIALDHRRLAIIDLTVEGVQPMHSSSGRFVTVFNGEIYNYRDLREELEQAEGFGGWRGHSDTEVMLEAIEQWGFEPALKRFCGMFAIAVWDRKERCLLLARDRMGEKPLYYSRQGENFLFGSELKALMAYKKYFKREVDRDSLGSYLRYNYVPGPRTIFKNTYCLMPGTWTCIRQNGEMTAPQSYWSLNECARDAGERIFTAPDEVIIETLEDMLLKVIEREMISDVPLGAFLSGGIDSSLIVALMQQCALAPVKTFTIGFDDEAYNEADDARAVAKHIGTEHTELYLSPRDALDVIPTIPQIWDQPFADASQIPTHLVSRMTREHVTVALSGDGGDELFAGYNRHSKGCSIWNRLSSVPVLLRKLAAKSISAISPADWDSAFRMFGPVLPEELKMRLPGQKLHKLADVMAAGSAVEYYRNLTSCWLEPGSLLRKGNEIAGPFQSADMQPSNGNLTSWMQFMDAATYLPDDILTKVDRAAMAVSLETRAPFLDHEVVEFSQRLPMHLRVREGRSKFALREILYKYVPQQLIERPKMGFGVPIDSWLRGPLKEWAEDLLSNKRLDSDGFFYSGPVRLAWIEHLLGKKDNQYRIWNILMFQSWCDHWEIKG, from the coding sequence ATGGTCGCAATGTGTGGAATAGCCGGTTTTATTGATTTTTCATGTTCGTCAGATTCAGCCAGGCTTGAACGGATCGCTCGGAAGATGGGTGACGCCCAGAACCTGCGCGGCCCGGACGGTTCCGGGCAGTGGTCGGACCCTGAATGCGGCATAGCCCTGGATCACCGCCGTCTGGCCATCATCGACCTGACGGTTGAGGGCGTGCAGCCCATGCACAGCAGCTCCGGACGGTTCGTCACCGTTTTCAACGGCGAAATATACAACTACCGTGACCTGCGCGAGGAACTGGAACAGGCTGAAGGGTTCGGCGGCTGGCGCGGACATTCTGACACGGAAGTCATGCTGGAAGCCATTGAGCAATGGGGATTCGAACCGGCTCTTAAACGGTTCTGCGGCATGTTCGCCATTGCCGTATGGGACCGCAAGGAACGCTGCCTGCTGCTGGCCCGCGACCGCATGGGAGAAAAACCGCTTTACTATTCGCGTCAGGGCGAAAATTTTCTCTTCGGATCGGAACTCAAGGCCCTCATGGCCTACAAGAAATATTTCAAACGCGAGGTGGACCGCGACTCTCTGGGCTCCTACCTCAGATACAACTACGTTCCCGGCCCGCGCACCATCTTCAAAAACACATACTGCCTCATGCCCGGCACCTGGACCTGTATACGCCAAAACGGAGAAATGACGGCTCCGCAATCATACTGGTCCCTGAATGAATGCGCACGGGATGCCGGAGAAAGAATTTTCACTGCCCCGGATGAAGTGATCATAGAGACCCTTGAAGACATGCTGCTCAAAGTCATTGAGCGGGAAATGATCTCGGATGTGCCTTTAGGGGCCTTTCTGTCCGGCGGTATTGATTCGTCACTTATCGTCGCCCTGATGCAGCAGTGCGCTCTTGCACCGGTCAAAACCTTCACCATCGGTTTTGATGACGAGGCATATAACGAAGCAGATGATGCCCGGGCAGTTGCAAAACATATCGGGACCGAACACACCGAACTGTACCTTTCGCCACGCGATGCGCTGGACGTAATCCCGACAATTCCGCAGATATGGGACCAGCCTTTTGCTGATGCGTCCCAGATTCCGACACATCTCGTTTCGCGTATGACCCGCGAGCACGTCACCGTGGCCCTTTCCGGTGACGGGGGGGATGAGCTTTTCGCAGGCTACAACCGCCATTCCAAAGGCTGTTCCATATGGAACAGATTGAGTTCCGTTCCAGTGCTGTTGCGAAAACTTGCAGCAAAATCCATCTCGGCAATCTCCCCAGCTGACTGGGACAGCGCTTTCCGCATGTTCGGACCGGTGCTTCCCGAAGAACTGAAGATGCGCCTCCCCGGCCAGAAACTGCATAAACTGGCCGATGTCATGGCTGCCGGATCAGCAGTGGAATACTACCGCAACCTGACATCCTGCTGGCTTGAACCGGGCAGTCTGCTCAGAAAGGGAAATGAAATAGCCGGCCCGTTCCAGTCTGCTGATATGCAGCCTTCAAACGGCAACCTGACCTCATGGATGCAGTTCATGGACGCAGCAACATATCTTCCTGACGATATACTAACCAAGGTGGACCGGGCGGCAATGGCCGTAAGCCTTGAAACGCGCGCTCCGTTTCTCGATCATGAAGTGGTTGAATTTTCACAGCGGCTGCCCATGCACCTGCGGGTCCGCGAGGGCAGATCCAAATTCGCCCTGCGCGAAATCCTGTACAAATATGTGCCGCAGCAGCTGATAGAACGCCCGAAGATGGGATTCGGGGTGCCCATAGACAGCTGGCTGCGCGGCCCTCTCAAGGAATGGGCCGAGGATCTGCTTTCAAACAAGAGGCTGGACAGCGACGGTTTTTTCTATAGTGGTCCAGTGCGGCTGGCCTGGATTGAGCATCTTCTGGGTAAGAAGGACAACCAGTACAGGATCTGGAATATACTGATGTTCCAGTCATGGTGCGACCATTGGGAGATCAAAGGGTGA
- a CDS encoding prepilin-type N-terminal cleavage/methylation domain-containing protein, translating into MRGSNGFSLIEIIVALTIAAILSISFLGVQRQSALMAQSSKDSWDVLNMSQDILGHKYPDGMSVVSSGWIPWPGPPAGDFRVKVESISSVGVGFYSLQTRSGEYTLDWNIYRVSHKGRYDR; encoded by the coding sequence ATGCGCGGCAGTAACGGTTTTTCCCTGATTGAAATCATTGTCGCTCTTACTATTGCGGCTATCCTGTCCATCAGTTTCCTGGGGGTGCAGAGGCAGAGCGCCCTGATGGCTCAGTCGTCAAAGGATTCCTGGGATGTTCTGAATATGTCTCAGGATATTCTGGGGCATAAGTATCCTGACGGCATGAGCGTTGTTTCTTCCGGATGGATTCCCTGGCCGGGGCCTCCGGCAGGTGATTTCCGTGTAAAGGTTGAATCCATATCTTCAGTGGGAGTAGGATTTTATTCCCTACAGACTCGCAGCGGAGAATACACTTTGGACTGGAATATATACAGGGTGTCCCACAAGGGCAGGTACGATCGCTGA
- the gspG gene encoding type II secretion system major pseudopilin GspG: MQNRKIRDARRFKGQCGFSLIELMIVIVILGLLASMLVPKIMDRPNEARVTKCRMDMKALDSALKLYKLDTGRYPTTEQGLKALITKPDTRPVPRNYRKGGYLDASTTPVDPWGYDYIYRSPGEDDRPYELISLGADGMEGGEDYDADIKSWE; the protein is encoded by the coding sequence ATGCAGAATAGAAAGATACGTGATGCTAGGCGGTTCAAGGGCCAGTGCGGCTTCAGTCTGATCGAACTCATGATTGTCATCGTGATTCTCGGGTTGCTGGCTTCCATGCTGGTTCCCAAGATCATGGACCGCCCTAACGAAGCAAGGGTGACCAAGTGTAGGATGGACATGAAGGCTCTTGACTCGGCACTGAAGCTCTACAAACTTGATACCGGAAGGTATCCGACTACCGAGCAGGGACTGAAGGCGCTGATAACCAAGCCCGATACCCGTCCTGTTCCCCGTAACTACCGCAAGGGCGGTTATCTTGACGCATCCACCACCCCGGTCGATCCTTGGGGATATGATTACATTTACAGGAGTCCCGGAGAGGATGATCGTCCCTATGAACTGATTTCTCTCGGAGCAGACGGCATGGAAGGCGGCGAAGACTACGACGCCGATATCAAGAGCTGGGAATAA
- a CDS encoding type II secretion system F family protein produces the protein MPTYQYRAVTAEGKKKKGFVEAASQSRAFATLQSKGLMPLRLEQVKSGQKAQSSSESLASSFSMGGKVRVGESFYYLGILLQSGTALAQSLDMMARMTGGKASRTWMEVRDAVQSGESFSSCLAKYPKIFPQVYVGMVQVAESVGKLGDVLENIAKYEEERAEVSGRLMTAMVYPVVILLIGMGAVYFLLSEVLPKITGIFKAAKGELPTSTKIVVALGNTLSNMGPLALIIPLCIILGLVSAYKSVPAFREKVDRFFWKIPLVQKSTLARFSGILGFQINAGIPLVQGMESSANAVNSTFFKKKMAEAREEVATGRSLSSVLAEQKIYPDIYILTLTAGQKSGELGKFLQRMGTIFERDVDNFMKRVVALAEPMLLLFIGMLIAFIVVAIMGPIFDLTSLVK, from the coding sequence ATGCCCACATACCAATACCGCGCAGTAACTGCAGAGGGAAAAAAGAAAAAAGGCTTTGTGGAAGCCGCATCGCAGTCGCGCGCCTTCGCGACCCTGCAATCCAAGGGACTCATGCCCCTGCGTCTTGAACAGGTCAAATCCGGCCAGAAAGCACAGAGCTCCTCCGAGTCCCTGGCCTCTTCCTTCTCCATGGGCGGAAAAGTACGGGTCGGAGAATCATTCTACTACCTCGGTATTCTGCTCCAGAGCGGCACGGCCCTGGCCCAGTCACTGGACATGATGGCCCGTATGACCGGCGGAAAGGCCAGCCGGACATGGATGGAAGTCCGCGACGCCGTTCAATCCGGGGAAAGCTTTTCGTCCTGTCTGGCCAAGTATCCCAAAATTTTCCCGCAGGTCTACGTCGGGATGGTCCAGGTGGCCGAGTCTGTCGGCAAACTCGGCGATGTACTGGAAAACATCGCCAAATATGAGGAAGAACGCGCTGAAGTAAGCGGAAGGCTCATGACTGCCATGGTCTACCCTGTGGTCATCCTGCTGATAGGCATGGGCGCGGTATATTTTCTGCTTTCAGAGGTCCTGCCCAAGATCACCGGCATATTCAAGGCAGCCAAGGGAGAGCTCCCTACCTCCACAAAAATAGTCGTCGCGCTCGGCAATACCCTCTCCAATATGGGCCCACTGGCCCTGATCATACCCCTGTGCATAATTCTGGGGCTGGTCAGCGCCTACAAATCCGTCCCTGCGTTCAGGGAAAAAGTAGACAGATTTTTCTGGAAAATCCCTCTGGTGCAGAAGAGCACGCTGGCGCGTTTTTCAGGCATACTCGGATTTCAGATAAATGCCGGTATTCCGCTGGTTCAGGGAATGGAAAGCTCCGCAAACGCAGTCAACTCAACATTTTTCAAGAAAAAAATGGCCGAAGCACGCGAGGAAGTCGCCACCGGGCGCTCCCTGAGTTCCGTGCTGGCTGAACAGAAAATTTATCCCGACATATACATACTGACGCTTACCGCCGGGCAGAAATCCGGGGAACTCGGAAAATTTCTGCAGCGCATGGGCACCATTTTCGAACGGGATGTGGACAACTTCATGAAACGGGTGGTCGCGCTGGCCGAACCGATGCTGCTGCTCTTCATCGGCATGCTCATCGCTTTTATCGTGGTAGCCATCATGGGCCCGATCTTCGACCTGACCTCGCTCGTAAAATAG
- a CDS encoding type II secretory pathway component PulC-like protein, translating into MELKATKFPAWLWPLAFGLASAYLVASFIHLPKATAPIMGESFSSEAVDKIAGDSKTILDKNILGLDNPAEIQKKATVTPSTWQLVGIITGETDMAVFVIKNETVILREGEEYEGWTLEEIKPQYVLWKYGREEKKVVMWDQVQGLKLVRGKTNKIVVERAQANEVLEDPNAFLKQALFKPNSKNGKTQGFRVTNIRTNSLLKKLGLENGDVLMRVNGEMITGPTKLLQVYGSLAGASAIYIDVERKGQMLSLVVELK; encoded by the coding sequence ATGGAGCTTAAAGCCACCAAATTTCCGGCATGGCTGTGGCCTTTGGCCTTCGGGCTGGCCTCGGCATACCTTGTTGCGTCCTTTATCCACCTGCCCAAGGCTACGGCCCCGATTATGGGAGAATCCTTTTCCTCGGAGGCAGTAGACAAGATAGCCGGAGACTCGAAAACAATTCTGGACAAGAACATTCTCGGGCTCGACAATCCCGCTGAAATTCAGAAAAAAGCCACGGTCACGCCAAGCACCTGGCAGCTTGTCGGTATTATTACCGGCGAAACGGACATGGCCGTGTTCGTGATAAAAAACGAGACCGTGATCCTGCGTGAGGGCGAGGAGTACGAAGGCTGGACTCTTGAAGAGATAAAACCGCAGTACGTTCTCTGGAAGTATGGACGCGAAGAAAAAAAGGTCGTTATGTGGGATCAGGTACAAGGCTTAAAGCTTGTCCGGGGCAAGACCAACAAGATTGTGGTCGAAAGGGCCCAGGCCAACGAAGTTCTGGAAGACCCCAACGCTTTCCTCAAACAGGCCCTGTTCAAACCCAACAGCAAGAACGGAAAAACGCAGGGTTTCCGTGTTACCAACATCCGCACAAATTCCCTGCTCAAAAAACTCGGACTTGAAAACGGAGATGTGCTCATGAGGGTGAACGGTGAAATGATCACCGGGCCGACGAAACTTCTTCAGGTTTACGGCTCGCTTGCCGGGGCATCTGCCATTTATATTGATGTTGAACGCAAAGGCCAGATGCTTTCACTGGTTGTCGAACTGAAATAG
- a CDS encoding prepilin-type N-terminal cleavage/methylation domain-containing protein, with the protein MKFISPSERKCLQGGFSLVEVLIGLVLSGLLMSMVAMVLGQSVTNNEVVRSTAGLSSRMFTMRRVLHRDLQNISVGKTLETGDNGFSIFTSSNFLVDGGVEVKAEWDFSANMIRRSESNENLGYSSSFQFLRGLESWRLEFLDSRNNAWVGAAQVGSRAVSSASGLKALRLELVFDDGQKIMFVERVPYANQ; encoded by the coding sequence ATGAAGTTTATTTCTCCTTCTGAAAGAAAATGTCTTCAGGGCGGATTTTCGCTTGTGGAAGTCCTGATCGGCCTTGTGCTTTCCGGTCTGCTTATGAGTATGGTGGCCATGGTTCTGGGGCAGTCCGTGACCAACAACGAAGTGGTCCGGTCTACCGCCGGGCTTTCTTCTCGCATGTTCACTATGCGCCGGGTGCTTCATCGCGATCTGCAGAATATTTCGGTCGGGAAAACTCTGGAAACCGGCGACAATGGATTCAGCATTTTTACAAGCAGTAATTTTCTTGTGGACGGAGGTGTCGAAGTAAAAGCGGAGTGGGATTTTTCAGCTAACATGATTCGCAGGTCGGAGAGCAATGAGAACCTGGGGTATTCATCTTCATTTCAATTCCTGAGGGGACTTGAGTCCTGGCGTCTCGAATTTTTGGACAGCAGAAACAATGCTTGGGTTGGAGCTGCCCAGGTCGGCAGCAGAGCAGTTTCTTCCGCTTCCGGTTTGAAGGCGTTGAGGCTTGAACTTGTCTTTGATGACGGGCAGAAGATCATGTTCGTTGAGAGGGTGCCTTATGCCAACCAGTAG
- a CDS encoding KpsF/GutQ family sugar-phosphate isomerase: MTDKQLSDFIKRGQEVLEIEEKGLAAIRNDLGEGFARAVEMLAGCKGRVIITGLGKSGLVGRKIAATMSSTGTPSFFLHPVEGAHGDLGMVREEDVVVSISNSGETDELNALLPAIRSFGTKIISITSDPESTMGRLSDVVIKTKVPCEACSHGLAPTSSTTAALAMGDALAVCLMDYKDFDSKDFKRFHPGGSLGRRLTLCISEIMHSDNIPSCPQNVTLSEALTVLDKGGLGLVALTASGKLSGVITDGDVRRMVCTGNYDPTAAATEFMVCDPLRITPDMSAAQALDIMESKEITVLPVVDEDGVITGMVHLHDLLGKGRLKFAGAERG, encoded by the coding sequence ATGACAGATAAACAGCTTTCGGATTTCATTAAAAGGGGACAGGAAGTCCTTGAAATCGAAGAAAAAGGTCTGGCGGCCATCCGCAATGATCTCGGAGAAGGTTTCGCCCGCGCGGTGGAAATGCTCGCTGGCTGCAAAGGTCGCGTAATCATTACCGGGCTGGGCAAATCCGGACTGGTGGGCCGCAAGATCGCCGCCACCATGTCCTCCACCGGCACGCCATCATTCTTCCTGCATCCGGTGGAAGGCGCCCACGGAGACCTTGGAATGGTCCGGGAAGAAGACGTGGTCGTCTCCATATCCAACAGCGGGGAGACTGATGAACTGAACGCCCTGCTGCCGGCAATCCGCTCCTTCGGCACGAAAATAATTTCCATCACATCGGACCCGGAATCCACCATGGGACGCCTTTCCGATGTGGTCATAAAAACAAAGGTTCCCTGCGAAGCCTGCTCCCACGGGCTGGCTCCGACATCATCAACCACCGCCGCCCTGGCCATGGGGGACGCTCTGGCCGTCTGCCTGATGGACTACAAGGACTTCGACAGCAAAGATTTCAAACGATTTCATCCCGGAGGTTCTTTGGGACGCAGGCTGACTCTGTGCATCAGTGAAATAATGCATTCCGACAATATTCCCTCCTGCCCCCAGAACGTTACGCTCTCCGAAGCTTTAACCGTACTGGACAAAGGAGGTCTGGGTCTTGTGGCCCTGACAGCATCCGGGAAACTGTCCGGAGTAATTACCGACGGAGACGTACGCAGGATGGTCTGTACAGGAAATTATGATCCCACCGCAGCCGCAACCGAATTCATGGTCTGCGATCCGTTGCGCATCACGCCGGACATGTCGGCGGCCCAGGCATTGGATATAATGGAATCAAAGGAAATAACGGTGCTTCCCGTGGTAGACGAGGACGGCGTCATTACCGGAATGGTGCATCTGCACGATCTGCTGGGCAAAGGCCGACTCAAATTCGCAGGTGCCGAGCGGGGATAG
- a CDS encoding response regulator, with translation MTPQHDKYFFVLADDDPRLHEYTVSILREGGMLEKHESFYDPVSFLAFLKESEEEPDVVLLDVHFEGSGLSGVDILPYIREEYPYLPVILLTGMDAEATDEAQADVFTYFIPKPVTEDHLLRMLHFYLGKSKKTAEQVNRLMSEMEEVKGYHQLLEEEVEQLQDEQRRLEEQSQTGKTDGKGFEKVTEILESLLTKSEAMPSFIADLEKVYSTQFKLFKKVLETLIRFDVQDSGTPGMNIHKVKGTQNVFSARLSRKVRLFYYSSAKTVRKRLLRLDIYHDTKGMDKWIKNNYHSYAEIEE, from the coding sequence ATGACCCCTCAACATGATAAATACTTTTTCGTGCTGGCGGACGATGATCCGAGACTGCATGAGTATACCGTATCCATTCTCCGCGAGGGCGGCATGCTTGAAAAGCACGAGTCTTTTTACGACCCGGTATCATTTCTGGCCTTCCTGAAGGAATCTGAAGAAGAACCGGATGTAGTGCTGCTTGACGTCCACTTCGAAGGCTCCGGACTCAGCGGAGTTGATATCCTGCCATACATCCGTGAGGAATATCCCTATCTCCCGGTTATCCTGCTGACCGGAATGGATGCGGAAGCAACGGACGAAGCCCAGGCGGATGTCTTCACCTATTTCATCCCCAAGCCGGTTACAGAAGACCACCTGCTGCGCATGCTCCATTTCTATCTGGGCAAAAGCAAGAAGACCGCAGAGCAGGTCAACAGACTCATGTCCGAAATGGAGGAGGTCAAAGGGTATCACCAACTCCTTGAAGAAGAGGTCGAACAGCTGCAGGACGAGCAGCGCAGGCTGGAAGAGCAGTCCCAAACCGGGAAGACCGACGGCAAAGGTTTTGAAAAAGTCACCGAGATTCTTGAATCCCTGCTGACAAAAAGCGAAGCCATGCCCAGCTTCATAGCCGATCTGGAAAAAGTGTATTCCACCCAGTTCAAACTGTTCAAAAAGGTTCTTGAGACCCTCATCCGCTTTGACGTACAGGATTCAGGAACTCCGGGCATGAACATCCACAAGGTCAAGGGAACCCAGAATGTTTTCAGCGCCAGACTGTCACGAAAAGTTCGGCTCTTTTATTACAGCTCGGCTAAGACGGTAAGAAAAAGGCTTTTAAGACTGGACATTTACCACGACACCAAGGGGATGGACAAGTGGATTAAAAACAACTACCATTCTTATGCTGAAATAGAGGAGTAG
- a CDS encoding prepilin-type N-terminal cleavage/methylation domain-containing protein — protein sequence MYDHKARSHGLTFIELLIVLLIVGMGWFTLMPNLDLAGGKKDDKVSLVNALIYEAKNKAVETDSRQIVHIDFESGEVRWNEETAELPDPVSSGHFNEDPVGGEGVDFTIYPAGFCDEVRLVLSNGLAIVLDPLSARFGEM from the coding sequence ATGTATGATCATAAAGCCCGTTCACACGGGCTTACTTTCATTGAGCTTCTTATCGTACTCCTAATTGTGGGCATGGGCTGGTTTACGCTCATGCCCAATCTTGATCTTGCCGGCGGCAAAAAGGATGACAAAGTCAGCCTGGTCAACGCGCTTATTTACGAGGCTAAGAACAAGGCCGTGGAAACAGATTCCAGACAGATCGTGCATATAGATTTCGAATCCGGCGAGGTTCGTTGGAACGAGGAAACAGCAGAGTTGCCCGATCCTGTTTCAAGCGGACATTTCAACGAGGATCCTGTAGGGGGAGAAGGTGTTGACTTCACCATCTATCCTGCAGGGTTCTGCGATGAGGTCCGGCTTGTCCTTTCCAACGGTTTGGCCATTGTCCTTGATCCCCTTTCCGCTCGGTTCGGAGAGATGTAG
- a CDS encoding ATP-binding protein — translation MNKNNKKSYTPSSPDSGWKKMLAPLAGSGWRLPLLAVFYVLAYVIFDLAVDSVVRQYIFCIVLVVSSLYFSWRIGGRETMTYVGFFNIFFAFIFSRLLYMTGNFSSKLFLSRSFMTLYVVAIVFMFFMAKRKSPADEEKTNREKSIRDERQRRRQLELMVATEKLTDDMIVKANMVKDELMVLQNSWRSQIHTIINDLPKVKERELYEQIVSPFEESIIEHLRGLENRLSFKPQLVELEELGKEISEKLEHDKKHFKNRMDARFDFSSWAGRTEEIFVDRHKTWEIILNLLRNSQTAMELHQIALLKKGPEAFKNFKPRISVVGDVLDRYARLRVTDTGGGVADDSLPELFKRAVPSAKRQGREMGQGTVFVKFFGDNMGFDISAQNTETLGTKGLEVCILIPLGTFGPAGVIQQEINNDPST, via the coding sequence ATGAACAAAAACAATAAAAAAAGCTACACACCATCTTCCCCTGATTCCGGGTGGAAAAAAATGCTGGCTCCCCTGGCCGGTTCCGGCTGGAGGTTGCCGCTTTTGGCCGTCTTTTACGTTCTGGCCTACGTTATCTTCGACCTGGCCGTCGACAGTGTGGTGCGGCAATACATTTTCTGCATAGTGCTGGTCGTTTCCAGTCTTTACTTCTCCTGGCGCATAGGAGGAAGGGAGACCATGACCTATGTCGGTTTCTTCAACATTTTCTTTGCGTTCATATTCTCCAGACTGCTGTACATGACCGGCAACTTTTCATCCAAGCTATTCCTGAGCCGCTCGTTCATGACACTCTATGTGGTGGCAATCGTCTTCATGTTTTTCATGGCCAAACGCAAGTCTCCGGCAGACGAGGAAAAAACAAACAGGGAAAAATCGATACGCGATGAACGACAGAGACGCCGACAGCTTGAGCTTATGGTGGCAACGGAAAAACTTACCGATGACATGATCGTGAAGGCCAATATGGTCAAAGACGAACTCATGGTCCTGCAGAACTCGTGGCGATCCCAGATCCACACCATTATCAACGACCTGCCGAAAGTTAAGGAACGGGAACTATACGAGCAAATAGTTTCACCTTTTGAGGAAAGCATAATCGAGCATCTCCGGGGACTCGAAAACAGGCTTTCGTTTAAACCGCAACTGGTGGAATTGGAGGAACTCGGCAAAGAAATCAGCGAAAAGCTTGAACACGACAAAAAGCATTTCAAAAACCGTATGGACGCACGTTTCGACTTCAGCAGTTGGGCAGGCAGGACGGAAGAAATTTTCGTTGATCGCCACAAGACCTGGGAAATAATCCTGAACCTGCTGCGCAACAGCCAGACTGCGATGGAACTTCATCAGATAGCACTGCTAAAAAAAGGTCCGGAAGCATTCAAAAATTTCAAACCCAGAATAAGCGTTGTCGGCGATGTGCTGGACCGCTATGCAAGATTGCGGGTTACAGATACAGGCGGAGGAGTGGCCGATGACAGCCTTCCGGAACTTTTCAAAAGAGCAGTTCCCTCGGCCAAAAGACAGGGCCGTGAAATGGGACAGGGAACCGTCTTCGTAAAATTCTTCGGCGACAACATGGGCTTTGACATTTCCGCTCAGAACACCGAAACTCTGGGAACAAAGGGCCTTGAAGTATGCATACTAATTCCTCTGGGAACTTTCGGCCCGGCAGGTGTTATTCAGCAGGAGATAAATAATGACCCCTCAACATGA
- a CDS encoding WD40 repeat domain-containing protein — MRINYPVLLFFLLLCTAAGCGSGKNVSTDYPEPSVSEAGRLDVSQLVGKRPVTLAELVDYSASQQYSSPETIYNRPPEDMTHDYYVLLSRTNEVVNLADRVISYVQHGNVLAVGFQSGIINIYGGPGCGAVQTETSPVTGISWFPDSRVLAATSGEGKYVEVFRVDECARVRMANVNSTVDLFAISPKGSWLAIVDEARRLFVGPAEGRLRQVYRFLHKPLSLSFSGGEGILMAVDETGQLNMWSPLKLSRIFEYKIKGGPFREVRADGPYLNIITEKGDRFLWDVSSKARSAYQVGDDRFSLKNGVLSYTSPRKRFSRKVVFSPVRISVERSGSGGVFRIKDVDGNFRFYSEKSGDLIKDAPDLADWKKVRVDSNYRFTDGGREFVLADPIAQREFQRLYCRYIPSKGYVLWWEKVARPDDYFKSRGMIPRREGISARAPLKWIPLASGESDIRD, encoded by the coding sequence ATGAGAATAAATTATCCTGTTCTGTTATTTTTTCTGTTGCTGTGCACGGCCGCCGGTTGCGGCAGTGGGAAAAATGTTTCCACGGATTATCCTGAACCATCGGTTTCGGAAGCCGGGCGGCTTGATGTTTCGCAGCTTGTGGGCAAACGTCCGGTAACACTGGCTGAACTGGTCGATTATTCCGCTTCGCAACAGTATTCTTCGCCGGAAACCATCTATAACCGACCTCCTGAGGATATGACGCATGATTACTATGTGCTGCTCAGCAGGACTAATGAGGTCGTCAACCTTGCCGACAGGGTGATTTCTTATGTGCAGCACGGCAATGTGCTTGCAGTCGGTTTTCAGAGCGGCATCATAAATATATACGGCGGTCCCGGATGCGGTGCCGTGCAGACCGAGACAAGCCCGGTGACCGGCATTTCCTGGTTTCCGGATTCCAGGGTGCTTGCTGCTACTTCCGGAGAAGGGAAATACGTGGAAGTTTTCAGGGTTGACGAGTGCGCCCGTGTGCGTATGGCCAACGTAAACAGCACTGTTGACCTGTTCGCGATTTCTCCCAAAGGCAGTTGGCTGGCCATAGTGGATGAAGCACGCAGGCTTTTTGTCGGTCCGGCAGAGGGGCGGTTGCGGCAGGTTTATCGGTTTCTGCACAAGCCGCTTTCCCTGTCCTTTTCCGGGGGTGAAGGAATCCTCATGGCGGTCGATGAAACCGGACAACTCAATATGTGGAGCCCGTTAAAGCTGAGCCGTATTTTCGAATACAAGATAAAGGGCGGCCCTTTCCGGGAGGTACGTGCGGACGGACCGTATCTGAACATTATCACTGAAAAGGGCGATCGGTTTTTATGGGATGTGAGCAGTAAGGCCAGGTCCGCCTATCAGGTGGGTGATGATCGGTTCAGCCTTAAAAACGGTGTGCTGAGTTATACTTCGCCACGTAAAAGGTTTTCCAGGAAAGTGGTTTTCAGTCCGGTCCGGATTTCCGTGGAGCGTTCCGGTTCAGGCGGAGTTTTCAGGATTAAGGATGTTGACGGGAATTTCCGATTCTATTCGGAAAAAAGCGGTGACCTTATTAAGGACGCCCCCGATCTTGCCGATTGGAAGAAGGTCCGGGTGGACAGTAATTACAGGTTTACGGACGGCGGACGGGAATTCGTGCTGGCCGATCCTATTGCACAGCGTGAATTTCAGAGGTTGTATTGTCGGTATATACCGAGTAAAGGTTATGTCCTTTGGTGGGAAAAAGTGGCCCGTCCGGATGATTATTTCAAATCGCGCGGCATGATTCCCCGCCGCGAAGGTATTTCCGCAAGGGCTCCCCTGAAGTGGATTCCGCTTGCAAGCGGTGAATCGGATATCAGGGATTAG